The Gemmatimonadaceae bacterium genome has a window encoding:
- a CDS encoding galactokinase family protein, with protein sequence MTWRYRTPGRIELVGKHTDYAGGPSLTCATPFHMHAKAEPIAEPVVRVHDQRSRATMEVPLAREASLTGPRSSVYVAAVARRIARDFPAARAGVAISLGSSIPTAMGMSSSSALVITIAMAVFDANALWTSSEWSSVAGDELAFAQYCAAMESGAAWGPFAGDTGVGTRGGAQDHIAICASHAKSVAAFAYLPGRLVQRVPWPDGWHLVVATSGVKATKTGNAMHAYNRVADAVRALVAVWNADTGRADGTLSEILHSAPGAFDHALSLVDRAAGEWMSADYLRERVRQYREETTVIVPGMVDAIARGDAGAAGALMQRSQEMAEQALQNQVPQTVWLAAHAREHGAVAATAFGAGFGGAVWALVAEGDPERMAHEWMRAFTAVPGFGGSHRETARVLVPAEGATRGAA encoded by the coding sequence GTGACCTGGCGCTACCGCACGCCGGGGCGCATCGAGCTGGTCGGCAAGCACACCGACTATGCGGGCGGCCCGTCGCTTACCTGCGCGACGCCTTTTCACATGCATGCGAAGGCGGAACCGATCGCGGAGCCGGTCGTGCGCGTGCACGACCAGCGCAGCCGGGCCACGATGGAGGTTCCGCTGGCGCGTGAGGCCTCGCTTACGGGGCCGCGATCGTCGGTGTATGTCGCGGCGGTGGCGCGGCGTATCGCGCGCGACTTCCCGGCGGCACGCGCGGGGGTGGCCATTTCACTCGGCTCGTCGATTCCGACGGCCATGGGGATGAGCAGTTCGAGTGCGCTCGTCATCACCATCGCGATGGCGGTCTTCGATGCCAACGCGCTCTGGACATCGTCCGAATGGTCGTCGGTGGCCGGAGACGAACTCGCGTTCGCGCAGTATTGCGCGGCGATGGAGAGCGGTGCGGCGTGGGGACCGTTCGCGGGCGACACGGGTGTGGGAACGCGCGGCGGGGCGCAGGATCACATCGCCATCTGCGCCTCGCACGCGAAATCCGTGGCAGCGTTCGCGTATCTCCCCGGACGGCTGGTTCAGCGCGTGCCGTGGCCGGACGGCTGGCACCTGGTCGTGGCGACGAGCGGCGTGAAGGCGACGAAGACCGGGAATGCGATGCACGCGTACAACCGTGTCGCCGATGCGGTGCGCGCGCTCGTCGCGGTGTGGAACGCCGACACCGGCCGCGCCGACGGCACGCTGTCCGAGATCCTGCATTCGGCTCCCGGCGCGTTCGATCACGCGCTCTCGCTGGTGGACCGCGCGGCGGGTGAATGGATGAGCGCCGACTACCTGCGTGAGCGGGTTCGACAGTACCGCGAGGAGACGACGGTCATCGTGCCGGGAATGGTCGACGCCATCGCGCGCGGCGACGCGGGCGCCGCCGGCGCGTTGATGCAGCGGTCGCAGGAGATGGCGGAGCAGGCGCTGCAGAATCAAGTGCCGCAAACCGTCTGGCTGGCCGCGCATGCGCGGGAGCATGGCGCAGTGGCGGCGACGGCATTCGGGGCCGGGTTCGGCGGCGCCGTGTGGGCGCTCGTCGCGGAGGGAGATCCGGAGCGGATGGCGCACGAGTGGATGCGGGCGTTCACCGCGGTGCCCGGCTTCGGCGGTTCGCATCGGGAAACCGCGCGCGTGCTGGTGCCGGCCGAAGGTGCCACGCGGGGGGCGGCATGA
- a CDS encoding MFS transporter yields the protein MPRTVKALAAVSFFTDAASEMIYPLLPAFLTATLGASAAWVGIIEGAADATASMLKLASGWWSDRVRKRKPLIVFGYTLAAVLRPLVAAAGAAWQVLAIRVGDRVGKGIRGAPRDAMIADAVAPNDRGRAFGAQRAADHAGAFVGPLIAFVLLQWVGVSVRTVFLLAAIPGAIAVLAAVFGVREGDGGGRTADGEVRPIAETGQAANDPAATATATAAGAHAPLGAHFWRYLAVLVLFTLGNSTDAFLLLRASQLGVTAALLPILWAALHVVKSATSIPAGVWSDRVGRRTMIAAGWLWYALVYVGFAFATETWHAWALFLSYGLFFGLTEGVERALVADLVPASRRGMAFGWYNGVLGAAVLPASVAFGLMWDWKGSAFAFTVGAASACLAAIGLVLVRPTRTA from the coding sequence TTGCCGCGAACCGTCAAGGCGCTGGCCGCGGTGTCGTTCTTCACGGATGCCGCCAGCGAGATGATCTATCCGCTGCTCCCGGCTTTCCTGACCGCGACGCTCGGCGCCAGCGCGGCCTGGGTGGGCATCATCGAGGGAGCCGCGGACGCGACCGCTTCGATGTTGAAGCTGGCCAGCGGGTGGTGGTCGGACCGCGTCAGGAAGCGCAAGCCGCTGATCGTCTTCGGCTACACGCTGGCGGCGGTGCTGCGTCCGCTGGTGGCGGCGGCGGGCGCGGCGTGGCAGGTGCTGGCGATCCGCGTCGGCGATCGCGTGGGCAAGGGAATCCGTGGCGCGCCGCGCGACGCGATGATCGCCGACGCCGTCGCGCCGAATGACCGGGGGCGTGCCTTCGGGGCGCAGCGCGCGGCCGATCACGCAGGAGCATTCGTCGGTCCGCTCATCGCGTTCGTGCTGCTGCAGTGGGTGGGCGTGAGCGTGCGGACGGTGTTCTTGCTGGCGGCGATTCCGGGAGCGATCGCGGTCCTCGCGGCGGTGTTCGGGGTGCGAGAGGGTGATGGCGGAGGGCGGACGGCTGATGGCGAAGTACGGCCGATCGCAGAGACCGGGCAGGCGGCCAATGATCCAGCGGCGACAGCCACTGCAACCGCGGCTGGTGCGCACGCGCCACTCGGTGCCCACTTCTGGCGCTACCTTGCGGTGCTCGTCCTCTTCACGCTGGGCAACTCGACCGACGCGTTCCTCCTGCTGCGTGCGTCGCAGCTGGGCGTCACCGCGGCTCTGCTGCCGATCCTCTGGGCGGCGCTGCACGTGGTGAAGTCGGCGACGAGCATTCCGGCCGGCGTGTGGAGCGACCGGGTGGGGCGGCGCACGATGATCGCCGCGGGGTGGCTCTGGTACGCGCTCGTGTATGTCGGCTTCGCATTCGCCACCGAGACCTGGCACGCCTGGGCGCTCTTCCTCTCGTACGGACTCTTCTTCGGCCTCACGGAGGGCGTGGAGCGCGCGCTCGTGGCCGACCTCGTGCCCGCGTCGCGGCGCGGCATGGCATTTGGCTGGTACAACGGCGTGCTCGGGGCCGCCGTGCTGCCCGCCTCGGTGGCCTTCGGCCTGATGTGGGACTGGAAGGGAAGCGCCTTCGCCTTCACCGTGGGCGCGGCGAGCGCATGCCTGGCGGCAATCGGTCTCGTCCTGGTGCGCCCGACGCGCACGGCCTGA
- a CDS encoding YbdD/YjiX family protein has protein sequence MTERADPMHRDAAPALGVARRVAAVIRKIIGVPDYEAYVTHVRTQHPGQEPLSERDFHRERLTARYSQPGNRCC, from the coding sequence ATGACCGAACGCGCCGACCCGATGCATCGCGACGCCGCGCCGGCCCTTGGCGTCGCGCGGCGCGTCGCGGCGGTGATCCGTAAGATCATCGGGGTCCCCGACTACGAGGCGTACGTCACGCACGTGCGCACGCAGCATCCGGGGCAGGAGCCGCTCTCGGAGCGCGACTTTCATCGCGAGCGCCTGACCGCGCGCTATTCGCAGCCCGGCAATCGCTGCTGTTGA
- a CDS encoding prolyl oligopeptidase family serine peptidase — protein MRRLLAFVALTAAPLAAQQPTFDFSIANIMRGPELYGREPSNVRWTPDGQWIYFQWLPAGSSWKETLKPFRVRAQAGARPERISEAQADSAAPLLADGALSPDRTQRVVSVRGDLFVVDLRKSVARRLTETIAPENSPRFSPDGQRVLFVRDGNAWSIELTSGATRQLTDIRAAEANAARARAGGDTQRGALERDQRILFEVIRDQLAADSVRRAESAARDSLGIRPVTLAAGERLAQLLMSPAGNAVLFTTTTAASDARNGIVPNYVTASGFTEDIPNRTKVGDAQPRTRLGYQQLPRGDVKWLRSIDSDSLIANSQLVAWNQAGTTALVIGAASNFKTRQLSTVDAATGTLKAVAVMRDTAWVGGPCSFGCAGFYDDDRRIYFVDESTGWAQLYSVAADGSDRRALTTGQFEMYDVALSADRKSFLFHSSEVSAFDRDYYRMPIAGGARQRLTVGAGGHGAVPSPDEKLIADVFSTTLRSPDLFLATACPPAALCKAPAPSQLTVSQAADWLAFKWIDPAIVMIPASDGVPVPAHVYRPEDIGAKANGAAVIFVHGAGYLHNVGHFWSQYPREFMFNNYLASKGYVVLDLDYRASAGYGRDWRTAIYRFMGGRDLQDQVDASRWLEKTYGINPERVGMYGGSYGGFMTLMALFTEPKRFGAGAALRSVTDWAHYNHGYTGSILTLPQHDTIAYHRSSPIFHAEGLEDPLLMLHGMVDTNVNFQDIVRLTQRLIELGKTGWDLAVYPVEDHGFVRPSSWTDEYSRIFDLFERTIGPTGSKAKP, from the coding sequence ATGCGCCGACTGCTCGCCTTCGTCGCCCTCACCGCTGCGCCGCTCGCTGCGCAGCAACCGACGTTCGACTTCAGCATCGCGAATATCATGCGCGGCCCCGAGCTCTATGGGCGCGAACCGTCGAACGTGCGATGGACGCCGGATGGACAGTGGATCTACTTCCAGTGGCTGCCGGCGGGAAGTTCGTGGAAGGAGACGCTCAAGCCGTTCCGAGTGCGCGCGCAGGCGGGGGCCAGGCCCGAACGCATCAGTGAGGCGCAGGCCGATTCGGCCGCGCCGCTGCTCGCCGATGGCGCGCTGTCCCCCGACCGCACGCAGCGAGTGGTCAGCGTGCGCGGAGACCTCTTCGTCGTGGACCTCAGGAAGTCCGTCGCGCGCCGGCTCACCGAGACCATCGCGCCGGAGAACAGCCCGCGCTTCTCGCCCGACGGCCAGCGCGTGCTCTTCGTGCGCGACGGCAATGCGTGGAGCATCGAGTTGACGAGCGGCGCCACGCGCCAGCTGACGGACATCCGCGCCGCCGAGGCGAATGCGGCGCGGGCCCGGGCCGGCGGTGACACCCAGCGCGGCGCGCTCGAGCGCGACCAGCGCATCCTCTTCGAAGTCATCCGCGACCAGCTCGCCGCCGATTCGGTGCGGCGCGCGGAATCGGCCGCACGCGATTCGCTGGGCATTCGCCCCGTCACCCTCGCCGCCGGCGAGCGGCTCGCGCAGCTCCTGATGAGCCCCGCCGGCAACGCGGTGCTCTTCACCACGACCACGGCGGCTTCCGACGCGCGCAACGGGATCGTCCCGAACTACGTCACCGCGTCGGGCTTCACCGAGGACATCCCCAATCGCACCAAGGTGGGCGACGCGCAGCCGCGCACGCGACTTGGCTATCAGCAGCTGCCGCGCGGCGACGTGAAATGGCTGCGCTCCATCGACAGCGACTCGCTCATCGCCAACTCGCAGCTCGTCGCGTGGAACCAGGCGGGCACCACCGCGCTCGTGATCGGCGCGGCCAGCAACTTCAAGACGCGCCAGCTCTCCACCGTTGACGCGGCCACCGGAACGCTGAAGGCCGTCGCCGTGATGCGTGACACCGCGTGGGTCGGCGGACCGTGCTCCTTTGGCTGCGCCGGCTTCTACGACGACGACCGCCGCATCTACTTCGTGGACGAATCGACCGGGTGGGCACAGCTGTACTCGGTGGCGGCCGACGGCAGTGACCGGCGTGCGCTGACGACGGGGCAGTTCGAGATGTACGACGTCGCGCTCTCGGCCGACCGAAAGTCCTTCCTCTTCCACTCCAGCGAAGTCTCAGCGTTCGACCGCGACTACTACCGCATGCCCATCGCCGGCGGCGCGCGGCAGCGGCTCACCGTCGGTGCGGGAGGTCACGGCGCGGTGCCGTCGCCCGACGAGAAGCTGATCGCCGACGTCTTCTCGACCACGCTCCGCTCTCCCGACCTGTTCCTGGCGACCGCTTGCCCGCCCGCCGCGCTGTGCAAGGCACCGGCACCCAGCCAGCTCACGGTTTCGCAGGCCGCCGACTGGCTCGCTTTCAAGTGGATCGATCCGGCCATCGTGATGATCCCGGCGTCCGACGGTGTGCCGGTTCCCGCGCATGTCTATCGCCCGGAGGACATCGGAGCCAAGGCGAACGGCGCGGCCGTGATCTTCGTGCACGGCGCCGGCTATCTGCACAACGTGGGACACTTCTGGAGCCAGTATCCGCGCGAGTTCATGTTCAATAACTATCTGGCGTCCAAGGGCTACGTCGTGCTCGATCTCGACTATCGCGCCAGTGCGGGCTACGGGCGTGACTGGCGCACCGCCATCTATCGCTTCATGGGCGGTCGGGACCTGCAGGACCAGGTGGACGCGTCACGCTGGCTCGAGAAGACGTACGGCATCAATCCCGAGCGCGTCGGGATGTACGGCGGCTCCTACGGCGGCTTCATGACACTCATGGCGCTCTTCACCGAACCCAAGCGGTTCGGCGCTGGCGCCGCCCTGCGCTCCGTGACCGACTGGGCGCATTACAACCACGGCTACACGGGATCCATTCTCACCTTGCCGCAGCACGACACGATCGCCTATCATCGTTCCTCACCCATCTTCCACGCCGAGGGGCTCGAAGATCCGCTGCTCATGCTGCACGGGATGGTGGACACGAACGTCAACTTCCAGGATATCGTGCGGCTCACCCAGCGGCTCATCGAACTCGGCAAGACGGGCTGGGATCTTGCGGTCTACCCGGTCGAGGATCACGGCTTCGTGCGCCCATCGAGCTGGACGGACGAGTACTCGCGCATCTTCGACTTGTTTGAACGCACCATCGGCCCCACGGGAAGCAAGGCCAAGCCATGA
- a CDS encoding O-acetylhomoserine aminocarboxypropyltransferase/cysteine synthase family protein — MTTTAHETINDTPALGLGTRTVHAAQESADPATNARAVPIYATSSFVFNNAEHAADLFALRQFGNIYSRIMNPTNDVFEKRVAALEGGVAAVATASGQAAQTLAILNLAQAGENIVASKALYGGTVSLFSHTLPRLGITTKFVDIHNLDEVRAAIDDKTRAVYAETLGNPRLDVPDFRAVADVAHANGLPFVVDNTFATPILCRPIEHGADIVLHSATKWIGGHGTSIGGIVIDGGTFDWGKAPRFKAFYQDPDPAYHGLKFAEVFGNLGGANIAYAIRLRVSLLRDIGAALSPFNSFLFLQGLETLHLRIERHCENALKVAQFLGEHPLVTWVSYPGLSNHPTHARAKRYLDGGFGGVLTFGVRGGADAARRVASSTRLFSLLANVGDAKSLIIHPWTTTHEQLSDAERAAAGVSADLVRLSVGIEDVEDLLRDLDQALRRGAAEAA; from the coding sequence ATGACCACCACCGCCCACGAGACCATCAACGACACCCCCGCCCTCGGCCTCGGCACCCGCACCGTTCACGCCGCGCAGGAGTCGGCCGATCCGGCCACGAATGCCCGCGCCGTGCCGATCTACGCGACGTCGTCGTTCGTCTTCAACAACGCCGAGCACGCGGCCGACCTGTTTGCGCTCCGGCAGTTCGGCAACATCTACTCGCGCATCATGAACCCGACGAACGACGTGTTCGAGAAGCGCGTGGCGGCGCTCGAGGGCGGCGTGGCGGCGGTGGCCACGGCCAGCGGCCAGGCGGCACAGACGCTGGCCATCCTGAACCTGGCGCAGGCGGGGGAGAACATCGTCGCCTCGAAGGCGCTCTACGGCGGCACCGTCTCACTGTTCTCGCATACACTGCCGCGCCTCGGCATCACCACGAAGTTCGTGGACATCCACAACCTCGACGAAGTGCGCGCCGCCATCGACGACAAGACGCGCGCGGTCTACGCGGAGACGCTCGGCAATCCGCGCCTCGACGTGCCCGACTTCCGTGCCGTCGCCGACGTGGCGCATGCCAACGGCCTGCCCTTCGTGGTGGACAACACCTTCGCGACCCCGATCCTCTGCCGCCCCATCGAACACGGGGCCGACATCGTCCTGCATTCGGCCACCAAGTGGATCGGCGGCCACGGCACGTCGATTGGCGGCATCGTGATCGACGGCGGCACCTTCGACTGGGGGAAGGCGCCGCGCTTCAAGGCGTTCTATCAGGACCCGGACCCCGCGTACCACGGCCTCAAGTTCGCCGAGGTCTTCGGCAATCTGGGCGGGGCGAACATCGCCTATGCCATTCGCCTGCGCGTGTCGCTGCTGCGCGACATCGGCGCGGCCCTCTCGCCGTTCAACTCCTTCCTGTTCCTGCAGGGGCTCGAGACGCTGCACCTGCGCATCGAGCGGCACTGCGAAAACGCGCTGAAGGTGGCGCAGTTCCTCGGGGAGCATCCGCTCGTGACCTGGGTCAGCTATCCCGGGCTGTCGAATCACCCGACGCACGCGCGGGCCAAGCGCTACCTGGACGGGGGCTTCGGTGGCGTGCTCACCTTCGGCGTGCGCGGTGGCGCCGACGCGGCGCGACGCGTCGCGTCGAGCACCAGGCTCTTCTCGCTGCTCGCCAACGTGGGCGACGCGAAGAGCCTGATCATCCATCCGTGGACGACGACGCACGAACAGCTCAGCGACGCGGAACGCGCCGCGGCGGGCGTGAGCGCGGACCTCGTGCGGCTGTCAGTGGGGATCGAGGATGTGGAGGACCTGCTCCGCGATCTCGACCAGGCGCTGCGGCGCGGCGCGGCGGAGGCCGCGTGA
- the metX gene encoding homoserine O-acetyltransferase has product MSSSGRTPRTLTLPSFTLESGVTLQAVRQAYHLEGTINAAGDNLIVVLHALTGSADAAEGWWRGLIGPGLALDTERYAVLSPNLLGSCYGSTGPNDFPDGAFPAVTPRDQARLVARLVEHLGVRDVALTCGGSLGGMVALEFGLSFAGRIRATVVLAAPAAHTAHAIAWNAVQRACLDLGGARGLELARQVAMISFRTEREFEARFGRATQPDGRFAMETYLEHHGRKLAARFDAATYRTLTRAMDAHDVGRGRGGVGPALRAIPGALFAVGVPGDQLYSADVVREWAVQANAEYRELESHHGHDAFLLEIDQVGAILREAIAAGQAMASIPGEPLAAQA; this is encoded by the coding sequence GTGAGTTCGTCCGGCCGCACTCCGCGCACGCTCACGCTGCCGTCGTTCACGCTCGAGTCGGGCGTCACGCTGCAGGCGGTGCGCCAGGCGTACCATCTCGAGGGCACGATCAACGCCGCGGGCGACAATCTCATCGTCGTACTGCACGCGCTCACCGGTTCGGCGGACGCGGCGGAGGGATGGTGGCGCGGACTGATCGGCCCCGGGTTGGCGCTCGACACCGAACGCTACGCGGTGCTGTCGCCGAACCTGCTGGGATCGTGCTACGGCTCGACGGGACCGAATGACTTTCCGGACGGGGCGTTCCCGGCCGTCACGCCGCGCGACCAGGCGCGTCTCGTCGCGCGGCTCGTCGAACATCTCGGCGTACGCGACGTTGCGCTCACTTGCGGCGGGTCGCTCGGCGGCATGGTGGCGCTCGAGTTCGGGCTCTCCTTCGCCGGGCGCATACGTGCCACCGTTGTCCTGGCTGCTCCCGCGGCGCATACGGCCCATGCCATTGCGTGGAATGCGGTGCAGCGCGCGTGCCTTGACCTGGGCGGCGCGCGCGGCCTCGAGTTGGCCCGGCAGGTCGCGATGATCTCGTTCCGCACCGAGCGTGAGTTCGAAGCGCGCTTTGGTCGCGCGACGCAGCCCGATGGGCGCTTTGCGATGGAGACCTACTTGGAGCATCACGGCCGGAAATTGGCGGCGCGATTTGACGCCGCCACGTATCGCACGTTGACGCGCGCCATGGACGCGCACGATGTCGGCCGAGGACGTGGAGGAGTGGGGCCCGCGCTCCGCGCGATTCCGGGCGCGCTCTTCGCCGTGGGCGTGCCGGGCGACCAATTGTACTCGGCGGACGTGGTGCGAGAGTGGGCGGTCCAGGCGAATGCCGAGTATCGCGAGCTGGAATCGCATCATGGGCATGACGCATTCCTGTTGGAGATCGATCAGGTGGGCGCCATCCTCCGCGAGGCGATCGCCGCCGGACAGGCGATGGCCAGCATTCCGGGCGAGCCGTTGGCGGCACAAGCGTGA
- a CDS encoding aspartate kinase, producing MTRPTISKFGGAALADLSAVQRAAAIVAEHGGDQPVLVVSALKDVTDTLAGVAAGSPTQARRTIAALERRHVAIARGLSAEAAHRTRLEGELGAVFARLRRAATRARRGPLNAAATDFVMSRGEVLASILVVAALERRGLRASAVDAAQLVHTDGVPGNASVDVEATTRAARRLIAPMLRRGEIPVIPGFIGRGAKGAVVTLGRGGSDLTATLMARVLRARDVVLWKDVPGLLTADPRVVPDARLIPLLHVREASELAFHGAKILHPRALILLPATARLFLRSLADPTAKGTEISTFAGVGARTRGRPELPVKALATIRAQALVTLVGNGMAGLPGVAARALGALDALGLSVSLISMASSEHSLCIAVPSHSAAVVAARWKEVFAAEIARRDIEGVEVRRHVATLAIVGLGMAGTPGVSARLFDALAAAGINVIAIAQGASEMNVSVVVDDAQAARAQRAVHAAFRLDKIGGGGAERRLHADVVVLGFGLIGRELALQLAQRRTPEGGRFRAPVRVVGVIDRSGYVFDPRGLSPKRLTSLAEAKAAGAPLATLPGGVRAKDAAAVRAVVSYALERPILVDVTASETSPVLESALAAGVDLVLANKRPLVTRHRAGRGLATLAAARGRRLLHEATVGAGLPVIDTINKLVASGDRILQIEGCPSGTLGYLFSEMSRGAAFSAALGAAMAKGYTEPDPRDDLSGMDVARKALILARLLGYGGELPDIEVESLVPPSLRALPLDAFLARVGEMDAEWMERVRAAQSRGEVLRYRIIVTPRSVRVGVVAVDASSALGALGGTDNLFSFQTARYKTNPMVITGPGAGAGVTAAGVFADVLTLAEQR from the coding sequence GTGACCAGACCAACAATTAGCAAGTTCGGCGGCGCGGCGCTGGCCGACCTGTCAGCCGTCCAGCGCGCCGCGGCGATCGTCGCCGAGCACGGTGGCGACCAGCCCGTGCTCGTGGTGTCGGCCCTGAAGGACGTGACGGACACGCTGGCGGGCGTCGCGGCAGGGTCGCCGACCCAGGCGAGGCGCACGATTGCCGCGCTGGAGCGTCGCCATGTCGCGATCGCGCGCGGCCTGTCGGCGGAGGCGGCCCACCGCACGCGGCTCGAGGGCGAGCTCGGCGCGGTCTTCGCGCGCCTGCGCCGGGCGGCGACGCGGGCGCGACGCGGCCCGCTGAACGCGGCGGCAACCGACTTCGTGATGTCACGCGGCGAAGTGCTGGCGTCGATTCTGGTGGTCGCCGCCCTCGAACGGCGCGGGCTGCGCGCGTCGGCGGTGGACGCGGCGCAGCTGGTGCACACTGATGGCGTGCCCGGCAACGCATCGGTCGATGTGGAGGCGACGACGCGCGCGGCGCGGCGGCTGATCGCGCCGATGCTCCGGCGCGGCGAGATCCCCGTGATCCCCGGGTTCATCGGACGCGGCGCAAAGGGCGCGGTGGTGACGCTCGGACGCGGGGGCTCGGACCTGACGGCGACGCTCATGGCGCGCGTGCTGCGGGCGCGGGACGTGGTGCTGTGGAAAGATGTGCCGGGGCTGCTCACCGCTGACCCGCGCGTCGTGCCCGACGCGCGCCTCATACCATTACTGCACGTGCGCGAGGCGTCCGAACTGGCGTTTCACGGCGCCAAGATCCTGCACCCGCGCGCGCTCATCCTGCTTCCGGCCACGGCGCGGCTCTTCCTGAGGTCGCTGGCCGATCCGACGGCGAAGGGAACGGAGATTTCGACGTTTGCCGGCGTCGGCGCCCGCACGCGCGGCCGTCCAGAGCTGCCGGTGAAGGCGCTCGCGACGATCCGCGCCCAGGCGCTGGTGACGCTCGTTGGCAATGGGATGGCCGGTCTGCCGGGCGTGGCGGCGCGAGCCCTCGGCGCCCTCGACGCGCTAGGGCTCTCGGTGTCGCTCATCTCGATGGCGTCGTCCGAGCACTCGCTGTGCATCGCGGTGCCAAGCCACTCCGCGGCGGTGGTCGCGGCGCGCTGGAAAGAGGTGTTCGCCGCCGAGATCGCGCGCCGCGATATCGAGGGGGTGGAGGTACGCCGGCATGTGGCCACGCTGGCCATCGTCGGCCTCGGGATGGCCGGCACGCCGGGCGTGTCGGCGCGACTCTTCGACGCGCTGGCGGCCGCTGGCATCAACGTGATCGCCATCGCGCAGGGCGCGTCCGAAATGAACGTCTCGGTGGTCGTCGACGATGCGCAGGCGGCGCGCGCGCAGCGCGCGGTGCACGCGGCGTTCCGCCTCGACAAGATTGGAGGTGGCGGCGCCGAGCGCCGGCTGCACGCCGACGTGGTGGTGCTCGGCTTCGGATTGATCGGGCGGGAACTTGCGCTGCAACTGGCGCAGCGGCGCACGCCGGAGGGCGGCCGATTCCGGGCGCCGGTGCGCGTGGTTGGCGTGATCGATCGCAGCGGATACGTGTTCGATCCGCGCGGACTGTCGCCCAAGCGGCTCACATCGCTGGCCGAGGCGAAGGCGGCAGGCGCGCCGCTGGCGACGCTGCCCGGCGGCGTCCGCGCCAAGGACGCGGCCGCGGTGCGCGCGGTCGTATCGTACGCGCTCGAGCGTCCGATCCTCGTTGACGTCACCGCGTCGGAAACGTCGCCCGTGCTCGAGTCGGCGCTGGCCGCCGGCGTCGACCTGGTGCTGGCCAACAAGCGCCCGCTCGTGACGCGCCACAGGGCCGGCCGCGGACTGGCCACGCTCGCCGCCGCGCGCGGCCGCCGCCTGCTGCACGAGGCGACGGTGGGGGCCGGGCTTCCCGTGATCGACACCATCAACAAGCTCGTCGCGTCGGGCGACCGCATCCTCCAGATCGAGGGCTGCCCGTCGGGAACGCTCGGCTACCTGTTCAGCGAGATGTCGCGCGGGGCCGCCTTCTCCGCGGCACTGGGCGCGGCGATGGCGAAGGGCTATACCGAGCCCGATCCACGAGACGACCTCTCGGGGATGGACGTGGCGCGCAAGGCGCTCATCCTCGCGCGGCTGCTGGGCTATGGCGGCGAGCTCCCGGACATCGAAGTGGAATCGCTCGTGCCGCCGTCGTTGCGCGCGCTCCCGCTGGACGCATTTCTGGCGCGGGTAGGGGAGATGGATGCGGAATGGATGGAGCGGGTGCGGGCGGCGCAGTCGCGCGGTGAGGTGCTGCGCTACCGCATCATCGTGACGCCAAGGTCCGTGCGCGTGGGCGTGGTGGCCGTGGACGCGAGCAGCGCGCTGGGTGCGCTCGGTGGCACGGACAACCTTTTCTCCTTCCAGACGGCGCGCTACAAGACCAACCCGATGGTCATCACCGGCCCCGGCGCCGGGGCCGGCGTGACGGCCGCGGGAGTGTTCGCCGACGTACTCACCCTGGCTGAACAGCGGTGA